A single genomic interval of Aureliella helgolandensis harbors:
- a CDS encoding phage terminase small subunit P27 family: protein MAKTRRGRKPKTEAKSEPLAEVPEPPEDLGPYARNYWERLAPQLVELGILTPLHTDTFRVLCETWQEYRTLSQWLEADPSRMTFTTNSGYEQVTPQVTQRDKANANLQKLWAKFGLTPNALAQLGKHGGVKARGVSPLTQFAQKKYANEEGKE, encoded by the coding sequence ATGGCCAAGACACGCCGCGGCCGTAAGCCGAAAACCGAAGCCAAAAGCGAGCCCCTAGCAGAAGTACCCGAACCACCAGAAGATCTCGGCCCCTACGCGCGAAACTATTGGGAACGCCTAGCGCCCCAGCTTGTCGAACTCGGAATTCTAACACCGCTACACACCGACACGTTCCGAGTGCTCTGTGAGACTTGGCAAGAGTATCGCACGCTCAGCCAATGGTTGGAGGCGGACCCCTCGCGCATGACCTTCACGACGAACAGCGGATACGAACAAGTGACGCCACAAGTCACACAGCGCGACAAGGCAAACGCAAACCTTCAAAAGCTATGGGCAAAATTCGGGCTGACACCCAACGCACTAGCCCAACTAGGAAAACACGGCGGAGTAAAAGCCCGCGGAGTCTCCCCACTAACTCAATTCGCGCAGAAGAAATACGCAAACGAAGAAGGCAAAGAATAA
- a CDS encoding HNH endonuclease signature motif containing protein, whose product MAERAKRFDRRKQRGSNPANRLAAGRPNSTQRGYDRRWRVARRRFLSDNPACRQCEKRGRIIAATIIDHIIPHRGDKALFWRQSNWQPLCKRCHDQKTAAGQ is encoded by the coding sequence ATGGCCGAGCGAGCGAAGCGATTTGACCGAAGGAAGCAACGCGGGAGCAATCCCGCAAACAGACTAGCGGCCGGGCGGCCCAACTCCACGCAACGCGGATACGATCGACGTTGGCGAGTCGCCCGCCGCCGCTTCCTTTCTGACAATCCGGCCTGCCGGCAATGCGAGAAACGCGGCCGAATTATCGCCGCCACCATCATCGACCACATCATCCCACATCGAGGCGACAAGGCGCTATTTTGGCGCCAATCCAATTGGCAACCACTCTGCAAGCGCTGCCACGATCAGAAGACCGCCGCCGGACAATAG
- a CDS encoding fatty acid desaturase CarF family protein encodes MFYLIGWIVASYLAADLLAGFWHWLEDRYFDETWPIVGKYIAKPNTLHHEQPTAFLFQSYWSRNWTTIVPAAVGLAFTFWHPVGLVFVFVSQANEIHAWAHNKGKVSPLIAAIQETGILQSPKHHAEHHRSPFAIRYCVMSDLLNPILDYFQFWRTLEGLLETATGIRPKPE; translated from the coding sequence GTGTTTTATCTAATCGGCTGGATTGTTGCCAGCTATCTAGCCGCCGACCTACTGGCGGGCTTCTGGCACTGGCTAGAAGACCGCTATTTCGACGAGACTTGGCCAATTGTCGGCAAGTACATCGCCAAGCCTAACACGTTGCACCATGAGCAACCGACCGCTTTTCTATTCCAAAGCTATTGGTCGCGAAACTGGACGACGATAGTACCCGCGGCCGTTGGCCTTGCCTTTACATTCTGGCACCCCGTCGGCCTGGTGTTCGTGTTCGTGAGCCAGGCAAACGAGATACACGCCTGGGCGCACAACAAGGGAAAGGTATCGCCGCTAATTGCTGCCATCCAAGAAACGGGGATCCTCCAAAGCCCCAAGCACCACGCCGAACACCATCGCAGCCCGTTTGCGATTCGCTATTGCGTGATGTCCGACCTACTCAACCCGATTTTGGATTATTTTCAATTTTGGCGAACCCTTGAAGGCCTGCTCGAGACAGCCACCGGAATAAGGCCGAAGCCGGAGTAA